One genomic region from Clostridium saccharobutylicum DSM 13864 encodes:
- the mraY gene encoding phospho-N-acetylmuramoyl-pentapeptide-transferase → MGETITAIFSSRVLTPLIMGFIFSIVLGPIFIPVLHKLKFGQNIRKEGPKSHQKKAGTPTMGGLIFFISVAATILVMGHRFMDKEMIILYSFIAFGFIGFLDDMLKIIHKDNLGLKAGQKMILLVLFSIALAWYGYRYIGSEILIPFVGNKFSINLGILYIPFIVVYYAAVTNAVNLTDGIDGLATSVTVIVLTFFAIVGFKTGNAEVAVFSIALAGALLGFLKYNAFPAKIFMGDTGSLALGGAIGTLALMLKMEVFVIIVGGIYLIETLSVIIQVTSFKLTGKRVFKMSPIHHHFEQCGWSEVKIVTVFSSITTILCIIGFIAI, encoded by the coding sequence ATGGGGGAAACAATAACAGCAATTTTTAGTTCAAGGGTGTTAACACCTTTAATAATGGGATTTATATTTTCAATAGTACTTGGACCAATATTTATACCTGTATTACACAAGTTAAAGTTTGGTCAAAATATTAGAAAAGAGGGTCCTAAAAGTCATCAAAAGAAAGCGGGAACTCCAACAATGGGAGGCCTTATATTCTTTATTTCAGTAGCAGCAACCATACTAGTTATGGGACATAGATTTATGGATAAAGAAATGATAATTCTATATTCGTTTATTGCATTTGGGTTTATTGGATTCTTAGATGATATGTTAAAAATAATACATAAAGATAATCTAGGATTAAAAGCGGGACAAAAAATGATTCTTTTAGTTTTGTTTTCTATAGCTCTAGCATGGTACGGATATAGATATATAGGTAGTGAAATTTTAATTCCTTTTGTGGGAAATAAATTTTCTATAAATTTAGGTATATTATATATACCATTTATAGTTGTTTATTATGCAGCAGTTACTAATGCGGTTAATTTAACAGATGGTATAGATGGTTTAGCTACTTCTGTTACAGTAATAGTTTTGACATTTTTTGCTATAGTTGGATTTAAAACAGGAAATGCTGAAGTAGCAGTTTTTTCAATTGCACTTGCAGGAGCATTACTTGGTTTTCTTAAATATAATGCTTTTCCAGCAAAAATATTTATGGGAGATACAGGTTCTTTAGCTCTTGGAGGAGCTATAGGAACTTTAGCATTAATGCTTAAAATGGAAGTGTTTGTAATAATTGTTGGTGGAATATATTTAATTGAAACTTTATCTGTTATAATTCAAGTTACTTCATTTAAATTGACAGGTAAAAGAGTATTTAAAATGTCACCTATACATCATCATTTTGAACAATGTGGATGGAGTGAAGTAAAAATAGTAACTGTATTTTCAAGTATCACAACAATTTTATGCATTATAGGTTTTATAGCTATTTAG
- a CDS encoding UDP-N-acetylmuramoyl-tripeptide--D-alanyl-D-alanine ligase: protein MDLTLNEIIKAIEGKILIQNNEGKFNKVSTDTRKIEKNDLFIALKGENFNGNNYVVSAIEKGAAIVIIDEIKFKEEELGSKGTIIVVDNTKKALGDLARFYRQKLGIKVVGITGSTGKTSTKDLIAAFLSGKYKVFKTKGNFNNEIGLPLMIFELSKDYDVAVLEMGTSNFGEINRLARIAMPDIGAITNIGVAHIEYLKTRENILKEKMCIADFFENKNSLVINCENDMLKTVNEYNKAKLEKIGYDESYDLYAKNVKLTCENTSFDVITKDNKSHTFTLNMIGEHNVLNALLGIQISIDLGLTFEEMERGLENFQATSMRLEFIKKNDFTIINDSYNANPDSMKAALEVLKNYSGSRKIAVLGTMGELGEHANEAHRSIGEFAKEKADILVTTGEFKDYYKEGFKEGTITFETKEELVENLTNIIKPGDTILVKASRSAKFEEIIKGIEK, encoded by the coding sequence TTGGATTTAACGCTAAATGAAATAATTAAAGCAATAGAAGGAAAAATATTAATACAAAATAATGAAGGAAAGTTTAACAAGGTTTCAACAGATACAAGAAAGATAGAAAAAAATGACTTGTTTATTGCATTAAAAGGAGAAAATTTTAATGGAAATAATTATGTAGTATCAGCTATTGAAAAAGGTGCAGCTATAGTAATAATTGATGAGATTAAATTTAAAGAAGAAGAGTTAGGAAGCAAAGGAACAATTATCGTAGTTGATAATACTAAAAAAGCTTTAGGGGATTTAGCAAGATTCTATAGGCAAAAACTTGGCATAAAAGTTGTTGGAATAACTGGATCAACTGGAAAAACTTCAACTAAGGATTTAATTGCTGCATTTTTAAGTGGAAAGTATAAAGTATTCAAAACTAAAGGTAATTTTAACAATGAGATTGGATTACCTCTTATGATATTTGAACTTTCAAAGGATTATGATGTAGCAGTACTTGAAATGGGTACTAGCAATTTTGGAGAAATCAATAGACTTGCTCGAATTGCAATGCCAGATATAGGTGCAATAACTAATATTGGAGTAGCGCATATAGAATATTTAAAGACTAGAGAAAATATACTTAAAGAGAAGATGTGTATAGCAGACTTTTTCGAAAATAAAAATTCACTTGTTATAAATTGTGAGAATGACATGTTGAAAACAGTAAATGAATATAATAAAGCTAAATTGGAAAAAATAGGTTATGATGAAAGCTATGACCTTTATGCCAAAAATGTAAAATTAACATGTGAGAATACATCTTTTGATGTTATAACTAAAGATAATAAAAGTCACACATTTACTTTAAATATGATCGGAGAACATAATGTATTAAATGCATTATTGGGAATACAAATATCTATAGATTTAGGTCTTACATTTGAAGAAATGGAAAGAGGACTTGAAAATTTTCAAGCTACATCTATGAGACTTGAATTTATAAAAAAGAATGATTTTACAATTATAAATGATTCCTATAATGCAAATCCTGATTCAATGAAGGCAGCATTAGAAGTGTTAAAAAATTATTCTGGTTCACGAAAGATAGCAGTTCTTGGAACAATGGGAGAATTAGGAGAGCATGCTAATGAAGCACATAGAAGTATTGGTGAATTTGCAAAAGAAAAAGCTGATATTTTAGTGACCACAGGAGAATTTAAAGATTATTATAAAGAAGGTTTTAAGGAAGGAACTATAACGTTTGAAACAAAAGAAGAGCTTGTAGAAAATTTAACTAATATCATAAAACCAGGGGATACTATTTTAGTTAAAGCATCTAGAAGTGCAAAATTTGAAGAAATAATTAAAGGTATAGAAAAATAA
- a CDS encoding UDP-N-acetylmuramoyl-L-alanyl-D-glutamate--2,6-diaminopimelate ligase — translation MNLNTILNGVDYKVVQGDINVEISKINYDSRKVQDSDIFVCIKGYTTDGHKYVNKAIENGAKVIIIQDDVSIDNKEIIIIKCEDTRKALAMIGANYYDNPSKKMKVIGITGTNGKTTTAFMIKDILESYNKKVGLIGTIANYIGNEKIHTERTTPESLELQELFAHMVDKGVEYCVMEVSSHSLALDRVYGVKFEAGIFTNLTRDHLDFHKTFENYYKAKFKLFERCGIRIVNIDDNYGKQVIEDLSKIKANNVYSFSSRENADFKVFDEEMGSKEIKFKINLGEEEQFVLNIPGEYNIYNALGAIAVCFKLGVPIKSIKEGIANVVVPGRCERVGKEYNLPYEIIIDYAHTPDGLENILETAKAFTKGKLIAIFGCGGDRDKVKRPQMGKIGVDIADTAIITSDNPRSEEPMAIIKDIEAGIDKDNYIVIENRKEAIKKAIDIASKDDVIVIAGKGHETYQILKDKTIHFDEREVIKEILDSMENRA, via the coding sequence ATGAATTTAAATACTATTTTAAATGGAGTAGATTATAAAGTTGTTCAAGGTGATATTAATGTAGAAATAAGCAAGATAAATTATGATAGTAGAAAAGTTCAAGATTCTGATATTTTTGTATGTATTAAGGGATATACAACAGATGGACATAAATATGTTAATAAGGCTATAGAAAATGGAGCTAAAGTAATTATTATACAAGATGATGTAAGTATTGATAATAAGGAAATTATAATTATAAAATGTGAGGATACAAGAAAAGCTTTAGCGATGATAGGTGCTAATTATTACGATAATCCTAGTAAAAAAATGAAAGTGATTGGAATAACAGGGACTAATGGAAAAACTACTACTGCATTTATGATAAAAGACATATTAGAATCTTATAATAAGAAAGTTGGATTAATTGGAACAATTGCAAATTACATTGGAAATGAGAAAATTCATACTGAAAGAACAACTCCTGAATCATTGGAATTACAAGAATTGTTTGCACATATGGTAGATAAGGGAGTAGAATATTGCGTCATGGAAGTATCATCTCATTCGTTAGCTTTAGATAGAGTTTATGGTGTTAAGTTTGAAGCTGGTATTTTTACTAATTTAACTAGAGATCATCTAGATTTTCATAAAACTTTTGAAAATTATTATAAGGCTAAATTTAAATTGTTTGAAAGATGTGGTATAAGAATTGTTAACATTGACGATAATTATGGAAAGCAAGTTATTGAAGATTTAAGTAAAATAAAAGCAAATAATGTATACTCTTTCTCATCAAGAGAAAATGCAGATTTTAAAGTATTTGATGAAGAAATGGGAAGTAAAGAGATTAAATTTAAGATTAATTTAGGAGAAGAGGAACAATTCGTTTTAAATATCCCAGGTGAATATAATATTTATAATGCTTTAGGTGCTATTGCAGTATGTTTTAAATTAGGTGTTCCTATAAAAAGTATAAAAGAGGGAATAGCAAATGTTGTAGTTCCAGGTAGATGTGAAAGAGTTGGAAAAGAATATAATTTACCTTATGAAATAATCATAGATTATGCACATACTCCAGATGGACTTGAAAATATATTAGAAACAGCAAAAGCTTTTACAAAAGGAAAGTTAATAGCTATATTTGGATGTGGTGGAGACAGAGATAAGGTAAAAAGACCACAAATGGGTAAAATTGGAGTAGATATTGCGGATACAGCAATAATAACTTCTGATAATCCAAGAAGTGAAGAGCCAATGGCTATTATAAAAGATATTGAAGCTGGAATTGATAAGGACAATTATATAGTTATAGAAAATAGAAAAGAAGCTATTAAAAAAGCTATTGATATTGCATCTAAAGATGATGTAATAGTTATTGCAGGTAAAGGGCATGAAACATATCAAATTTTAAAAGATAAAACTATACATTTTGACGAAAGAGAAGTAATTAAAGAAATACTCGATTCGATGGAAAATAGAGCATAG
- a CDS encoding stage V sporulation protein D, whose product MKKKNNKDRAKMRRRMSAIVFALTFVFAILTIRLSYIMIVKRADYAARAEEQWTSEVKIDAIRGRILDTNGKELAVSANVYRVDFDLNSIRAYFDLTKLSKDEIEHLKGIGISISADQTKLSTSDIAPLIAKALNLDVAEVQKKLDTKLPSGAAAGSATLVRRIEKEQADKVKELKIHGVIVSPDTKRYYPNNNFLAHVLGSTNIDGKGLTGVELQYNSYLAGVPGMKIAELDKNNRDLPYTISQFTSPVNGKDVTLTIDENIQNFAEKIAQQAYEDNKAKAVSILVMDPKTGEVLAMVNKPDFDPNNPYDGADKFDGANQSDKLQKMWRNRLVNDTFEPGSIFKVITAITGLEENVVNKDTQFVDNGSISVGGITPKCWKPGGHGVQNFPEIIQNSCNVGFVELGQMIGKEKLCTSIDKFGFGKLSGIDLPGEAKGIVKPVNKVSDADLATIAFGQTNTVNSVQYMAAFNAVANGGTLIEPHVMKEVTHTDENDVKIVDDTFKPKTSTVASAEKTAELRSYLERVITGGSGTGTFIEGYHIGGKTGTAQKVINGRYEDGKYISSFVGMAPVSDPKVTVMVTVDEPSNGAYYAAQVAVPYGKPLFTDIFNYLNSKFSDENSNQITRDVVIPEIRGMKLEDAKKALKDAKLDFNIDGAGDTVVSVKPYPGYSVKEGAKINLYTTGDATYNNNVVMPDVRGYSKDDATKLLTSLGITPTFDGTGMVIDQDVAEGEVVTKGTSVKLSLKQDYKD is encoded by the coding sequence TTGAAAAAGAAAAATAATAAAGATAGAGCGAAAATGCGTAGAAGAATGAGTGCTATAGTATTCGCATTAACTTTTGTTTTTGCAATATTGACCATTAGGCTATCTTACATAATGATAGTAAAAAGGGCAGATTATGCTGCAAGAGCAGAAGAACAATGGACAAGTGAAGTAAAGATAGATGCTATAAGGGGAAGAATTCTAGATACGAACGGAAAAGAACTTGCTGTATCTGCAAATGTATATAGAGTAGATTTTGATTTGAATTCAATAAGAGCTTACTTCGATTTAACAAAATTATCAAAGGATGAAATTGAACATTTAAAAGGAATAGGGATTTCAATTTCAGCAGATCAAACAAAATTAAGTACTAGTGATATTGCTCCTTTAATTGCAAAAGCTTTAAATTTAGATGTAGCAGAAGTTCAAAAAAAGTTAGATACAAAACTTCCTAGTGGGGCAGCAGCAGGATCGGCAACTCTTGTTAGAAGAATAGAAAAAGAACAAGCAGATAAAGTAAAAGAGTTAAAAATACATGGAGTTATAGTTTCACCAGATACAAAAAGGTACTATCCTAATAATAATTTCTTAGCCCATGTTCTTGGAAGTACCAACATTGATGGTAAGGGTTTGACTGGCGTAGAATTACAGTATAATTCTTATTTAGCGGGTGTTCCTGGAATGAAGATTGCAGAACTTGATAAAAACAATAGAGATTTACCTTATACAATATCTCAATTTACATCTCCTGTAAATGGAAAAGATGTTACTCTTACTATTGATGAAAATATCCAAAATTTTGCTGAGAAAATAGCACAGCAGGCTTATGAAGATAATAAGGCTAAAGCAGTTTCGATATTAGTAATGGATCCAAAAACTGGAGAAGTTTTAGCTATGGTTAATAAACCGGATTTTGATCCTAATAATCCATATGATGGTGCTGATAAATTTGATGGAGCAAATCAAAGTGATAAATTACAAAAAATGTGGAGAAATAGATTGGTAAATGATACTTTTGAACCAGGGTCAATATTTAAAGTAATTACAGCGATTACTGGATTAGAAGAAAATGTTGTTAATAAGGATACACAGTTTGTGGACAATGGATCGATATCAGTTGGCGGAATTACCCCTAAGTGTTGGAAACCAGGTGGACATGGAGTGCAGAATTTCCCTGAAATTATTCAAAATTCATGTAATGTAGGATTTGTTGAATTAGGTCAAATGATTGGTAAAGAGAAACTTTGTACATCTATTGATAAATTTGGTTTTGGTAAATTAAGTGGAATTGACTTGCCTGGTGAAGCAAAGGGGATAGTTAAACCAGTTAATAAAGTTTCGGATGCAGATCTTGCAACAATAGCATTTGGACAAACCAATACAGTAAATTCAGTTCAATATATGGCTGCCTTTAATGCTGTTGCTAATGGAGGAACTTTAATTGAACCTCATGTTATGAAAGAAGTTACTCATACTGATGAAAATGATGTTAAAATAGTAGATGATACTTTTAAGCCTAAGACTTCCACAGTAGCGAGTGCAGAGAAAACTGCAGAACTTAGAAGTTATCTTGAAAGAGTTATTACAGGCGGATCAGGAACTGGAACATTTATAGAAGGTTATCATATTGGTGGTAAAACTGGTACAGCTCAAAAAGTTATTAATGGAAGATATGAAGATGGTAAGTATATTTCTTCTTTTGTTGGAATGGCGCCAGTTAGTGATCCTAAGGTAACTGTTATGGTAACTGTTGATGAACCTAGTAATGGTGCATATTATGCAGCTCAAGTAGCAGTACCATATGGAAAACCATTATTTACAGATATTTTTAATTATTTAAATAGTAAATTCTCAGATGAAAACTCAAATCAAATTACTAGAGATGTGGTAATTCCAGAAATTAGAGGAATGAAATTAGAAGATGCTAAGAAGGCATTGAAGGATGCAAAATTAGATTTTAATATAGATGGAGCAGGAGATACAGTTGTTTCTGTAAAACCATATCCAGGTTATTCAGTAAAAGAAGGTGCAAAAATAAATCTTTACACAACAGGGGATGCGACTTATAATAATAATGTTGTAATGCCAGATGTTAGAGGATATTCCAAGGATGATGCGACAAAGTTATTAACAAGTTTAGGTATAACACCTACATTTGATGGAACTGGAATGGTAATAGACCAGGATGTTGCAGAAGGTGAAGTGGTAACAAAAGGAACATCAGTCAAGTTGAGTTTGAAACAAGACTATAAAGACTAG
- a CDS encoding cell division protein FtsL, translating into MVGREYDYIKGNTAIKPKRKSGIRRPDEKQKQIQRKKINRKKSILSKHRRQNDRKYMFTVVVAIFTLGCITIAGDSNVYKMQSQTSTIESQIKQAQEENEALKVTLLKFSSLNNIEDKAKAKLSMHIPSKEQTVTIDFSKDYFESLEHEETTSNTGDKSLLTKLKNLIKF; encoded by the coding sequence ATGGTAGGAAGAGAATATGATTATATTAAAGGTAATACAGCAATAAAACCAAAAAGAAAAAGTGGAATACGCAGGCCAGATGAAAAACAGAAACAAATACAAAGAAAAAAGATAAATAGGAAAAAGAGTATTCTTTCTAAACACAGAAGACAAAATGATAGAAAATATATGTTTACTGTAGTTGTAGCAATATTTACTCTTGGGTGCATAACGATTGCTGGGGATAGTAACGTATATAAAATGCAAAGTCAAACTAGTACAATAGAAAGTCAAATTAAACAAGCACAGGAAGAAAATGAAGCATTAAAAGTAACATTATTAAAATTTTCATCATTAAATAATATTGAGGATAAAGCTAAAGCAAAATTATCTATGCATATTCCTAGTAAAGAACAAACTGTAACAATTGACTTTTCAAAAGATTATTTTGAAAGTTTAGAACATGAAGAAACTACTAGTAATACAGGAGATAAAAGTTTGTTAACAAAATTAAAAAATTTAATAAAATTTTAA
- the rsmH gene encoding 16S rRNA (cytosine(1402)-N(4))-methyltransferase RsmH, with protein MEFKHVSVLLNECIEALNIKEDGIYVDCTLGGAGHSSHILKHLSKEGMLIGIDQDKDALKAAKERLKEFDNVKYVHSNFYNIDNILNQLEIEKVDGILMDLGVSSYQLDEAERGFSYMQDAPLDMRMNRDNDFSAYNIVNNYTEEDIYRIIKDYGEERFAKRIANFIVNRRAEKPIETTFELVDIIKAAIPAKARREGPHPAKRTFQAIRIEVNSELKILNKTIEDGVNRLNKGGRMAIITFHSLEDRIVKLKFRELDNPCICPKEFPICACGKKPIVKLISRKGIAPSKEEIEENPRSRSAKVRVIEKL; from the coding sequence ATGGAATTTAAGCATGTTTCGGTTTTATTAAATGAGTGCATAGAAGCACTAAATATAAAAGAAGATGGTATTTATGTTGATTGTACCTTGGGCGGAGCTGGTCATTCATCTCATATATTAAAGCATTTGTCAAAAGAAGGAATGCTCATTGGGATAGATCAAGATAAAGATGCACTAAAAGCTGCAAAGGAAAGATTAAAAGAGTTTGATAATGTAAAATATGTTCATAGTAATTTTTATAATATAGATAATATTTTAAATCAATTGGAAATTGAAAAAGTTGATGGAATCTTAATGGATCTTGGAGTTTCATCTTATCAACTAGATGAAGCTGAGAGAGGCTTTAGTTATATGCAAGATGCACCTTTAGATATGAGAATGAACAGAGATAATGATTTTTCAGCTTACAATATTGTAAATAATTACACTGAAGAAGATATATATAGGATAATAAAAGATTATGGTGAAGAGAGGTTTGCTAAAAGAATTGCTAATTTTATAGTTAATAGAAGGGCTGAAAAGCCTATAGAAACAACTTTTGAATTAGTTGATATAATTAAAGCAGCAATTCCAGCAAAGGCTAGAAGAGAAGGCCCGCATCCAGCAAAGAGAACTTTTCAAGCTATTAGAATAGAAGTAAATTCAGAACTTAAAATATTAAATAAGACTATAGAAGATGGTGTAAATAGACTAAATAAGGGTGGCAGAATGGCGATTATAACATTCCATTCTTTAGAGGATAGAATTGTAAAGCTTAAGTTTAGAGAACTAGATAATCCATGTATTTGTCCTAAGGAATTCCCAATATGTGCATGTGGGAAAAAGCCAATAGTTAAGCTTATATCAAGAAAAGGGATAGCACCAAGCAAGGAAGAAATAGAAGAAAATCCAAGAAGTAGAAGTGCCAAAGTTAGGGTAATTGAGAAATTATAA
- the pheT gene encoding phenylalanine--tRNA ligase subunit beta — MKVPYSWLQDYVEINVSPKELGDKLTLTGSQLEELIIQGDTIDKVVTGKITKIEKHPDADKLSICQVDIGSETIQIVTAATNMKEQDVVPVALHGSTLADGTKIKKGKLRGIVSNGMFCSEEELGIAGDEPVHGLMILPTDTKLGVEIKELLKLNKAILDFEITSNRPDCLSMIGMARETAAAFRTTYKMPNLEYKTACSKKINDELKVEIKDELCNRYMARGVKNVKVQPSPGWMQERLLEAGIRPINNIVDITNFVMLEIGQPMHAYDKREIATNIIVVERAKNNEKFTTLDDAERELDDSMLCIKDSDKIIGLAGIMGGLNSEIKEDTAEVIFECANFDGTNIRVNSKKLNLRSEASSRFEKDIDPNLTQTAIDRACSLICELGAGEVMEGTIDIYNKKKEAATVVVDSKWINKFLGTHISKEEMKRCLDSVDLFTEIDGDNLVVTASTFRVDIAIREDIAEEVARIYGYDVIPTTIFSVSTGREPKYRKRLLDERVVLLATGSGLNQSISYSFVSPKVFDKINLPEDSELRNVVKIKNPLGEDYSVMRTSTLPSMMECLGRNYSRNNTYVRLFEMGKVYIPNEDSTKLPTEKNILTIGMYGECDYLDIKGVVENVVEGLGIFNAKYERESENVSYHPGKTAKITIGKTVAGTLGEAHLDVCENYGIDVPCFVAQLDLDVLYENANTDKKYKPLPKFPAVTRDIALLVEDLVLVQEIEETIKKAGGNLVEKIELFDIYKGKQIPDGKKSIAYAICYRDENKTLTDKEVNKVHDKILRSLEYKLGATLRD; from the coding sequence ATGAAAGTACCATATAGTTGGTTACAAGATTATGTTGAAATAAATGTAAGTCCTAAGGAATTAGGAGATAAATTAACTTTAACTGGATCTCAGCTTGAAGAATTAATAATTCAAGGAGATACAATAGATAAGGTAGTTACAGGAAAAATTACAAAGATAGAAAAACATCCAGATGCAGATAAATTAAGTATATGTCAAGTTGATATTGGAAGTGAAACAATACAAATAGTTACTGCAGCAACAAATATGAAGGAACAAGATGTAGTGCCAGTTGCACTTCATGGATCAACATTAGCTGATGGAACTAAAATAAAAAAAGGAAAACTTAGAGGGATAGTATCAAATGGTATGTTCTGCTCAGAAGAAGAACTTGGAATTGCTGGAGATGAACCAGTACATGGGTTGATGATATTGCCTACTGATACTAAACTTGGAGTAGAAATTAAAGAACTTTTAAAATTAAACAAAGCTATTTTAGATTTTGAAATAACATCTAACAGACCAGATTGTTTAAGTATGATTGGTATGGCAAGAGAAACAGCAGCAGCATTTAGAACAACTTATAAAATGCCAAATTTAGAATATAAAACAGCTTGTTCTAAAAAGATAAATGATGAATTAAAAGTTGAAATAAAAGATGAACTTTGTAATAGGTATATGGCAAGAGGAGTTAAGAATGTTAAAGTTCAACCATCACCAGGTTGGATGCAAGAAAGACTTCTTGAAGCAGGAATAAGACCTATTAATAATATAGTTGATATTACAAACTTTGTTATGCTTGAAATTGGCCAGCCAATGCATGCATATGATAAGAGGGAAATTGCTACTAATATAATAGTAGTCGAAAGAGCTAAAAATAATGAAAAATTCACTACATTAGATGACGCGGAAAGAGAATTAGATGATTCTATGCTTTGTATTAAAGATAGTGACAAAATCATTGGATTAGCAGGAATAATGGGTGGATTAAATTCAGAAATAAAAGAAGACACAGCAGAAGTTATTTTTGAATGTGCAAATTTTGATGGAACTAATATCAGAGTGAATTCTAAAAAATTAAACTTAAGAAGTGAAGCTTCAAGCAGATTTGAAAAAGATATAGATCCAAACTTAACACAAACAGCAATTGACAGAGCTTGCAGTTTAATATGTGAATTAGGTGCTGGAGAAGTTATGGAAGGCACAATAGATATTTATAATAAGAAAAAGGAAGCTGCAACTGTTGTTGTTGATTCAAAGTGGATTAATAAATTTTTAGGAACACATATTTCTAAAGAAGAAATGAAAAGATGCTTAGATAGTGTTGATTTATTTACAGAAATAGATGGAGATAATTTAGTTGTAACAGCTTCAACTTTTAGAGTTGATATTGCAATAAGAGAAGATATAGCTGAAGAAGTAGCAAGAATATATGGTTATGATGTTATACCAACAACAATATTTAGTGTTTCAACTGGAAGAGAACCTAAATATAGAAAGAGACTTTTAGATGAAAGAGTTGTATTGCTTGCAACAGGTAGTGGTTTAAATCAATCTATCAGTTACTCGTTTGTGTCTCCAAAGGTATTTGATAAAATTAATTTACCAGAAGACAGTGAACTTAGAAATGTGGTTAAAATTAAAAATCCATTAGGTGAAGATTATAGTGTGATGAGAACATCAACATTACCTTCAATGATGGAATGCTTAGGAAGAAATTATTCTAGAAATAATACTTATGTTAGATTATTTGAAATGGGTAAAGTATATATCCCAAATGAAGATAGTACAAAACTTCCAACAGAAAAGAATATATTAACTATAGGTATGTATGGTGAATGTGATTACTTAGATATTAAAGGTGTAGTTGAAAATGTAGTAGAAGGTCTTGGAATATTTAATGCTAAATATGAAAGAGAAAGCGAAAATGTAAGTTACCATCCAGGTAAAACAGCTAAGATAACTATAGGTAAAACTGTAGCAGGTACTTTAGGAGAAGCTCATTTAGATGTATGCGAAAATTATGGAATTGATGTACCATGTTTTGTAGCTCAATTAGATTTAGATGTATTATATGAAAATGCAAATACAGATAAGAAATATAAGCCATTACCTAAATTCCCAGCAGTAACAAGAGATATTGCTTTATTAGTGGAAGACTTGGTTCTAGTTCAGGAAATTGAAGAAACAATTAAAAAAGCTGGTGGAAATTTAGTTGAGAAGATTGAGCTGTTTGATATATATAAAGGAAAGCAAATACCAGATGGTAAAAAGAGTATAGCTTATGCTATTTGTTATAGAGATGAAAATAAGACACTAACAGATAAAGAAGTTAATAAAGTACATGATAAAATACTAAGATCTCTAGAATATAAGCTAGGAGCCACATTAAGAGATTAG